The Nitrospirota bacterium genome includes a window with the following:
- the rpsP gene encoding 30S ribosomal protein S16 produces the protein MAVHLRLTRTGRHKRPLYRVVAADSRKPRDGRFLEILGIFDPLKEAGLPELKQERVLSWLRQGAQPTVTVKTLLRRCGVWKTFEAEKAAGKAAKKKGA, from the coding sequence GTGGCTGTTCATTTGAGATTGACGAGAACGGGACGACATAAACGACCGCTGTATCGCGTTGTCGCAGCGGATTCACGGAAGCCGCGCGATGGGCGGTTTCTGGAAATTCTGGGGATCTTCGATCCCTTGAAGGAAGCGGGTCTGCCGGAGTTGAAGCAGGAACGGGTGTTGAGCTGGTTGCGCCAGGGCGCGCAGCCGACCGTCACGGTCAAGACGTTGCTCCGTCGTTGTGGCGTCTGGAAGACGTTTGAAGCGGAAAAAGCCGCAGGGAAAGCCGCGAAGAAGAAGGGCGCGTAA
- a CDS encoding DEAD/DEAH box helicase — MSTFADMNLQPSLAQRLIQAGLTTPTPVQQAAIPVALEGRDIMAQAKTGSGKTLAFLLPIIEQVMRREASAPAPGPYAKSGGPSHSAGPKFLVLAPTRELALQIEMELRKYAPASVTSLSVYGGTPIERQYRALQRPPLVVVGTPGRLLDLAGSGHLKLGGVTFLVMDEADQMLDRGFLRDIQRIIRLLPAERQTLLFSATFSGDIQTLAQSMQRDPARIAVDPGINSPTTIVHAYYVVPGDQVRTQLVHTLLHALKGGERSMVFCDQKYKVRRLAAHLGGEPSSIGSLTGNHSQAQRERTLGAFRAGKIRSLVATDVAARGLDIQDVVQVIHYELPTNPNSYVHRTGRTGRAEKEGSTFLILSQSEEREYLRMVRQLKIETTKLALPVLAALPTPAPMPASDYQDPRARPRRSSEPAGRRSFGGENRGSAHRPGAPVGAIRHSRY; from the coding sequence ATGTCTACGTTTGCTGATATGAATCTACAGCCCTCCCTTGCCCAGCGCCTGATACAGGCTGGTCTGACGACACCGACACCGGTGCAGCAGGCTGCCATTCCCGTGGCGCTGGAAGGTCGGGATATTATGGCGCAGGCCAAAACAGGGAGCGGCAAAACCCTGGCGTTTTTGCTGCCGATTATCGAACAAGTCATGCGGCGGGAGGCCTCGGCGCCCGCGCCTGGCCCCTATGCCAAGTCTGGCGGACCGAGCCATTCTGCTGGCCCGAAGTTTCTCGTGCTGGCGCCGACGCGTGAGCTGGCGCTTCAGATTGAAATGGAGCTGCGCAAGTATGCTCCGGCGTCCGTGACCTCCTTGTCGGTCTATGGCGGCACGCCGATCGAACGGCAGTACCGCGCGTTGCAACGGCCTCCCTTGGTGGTGGTCGGAACGCCGGGCCGGTTGCTCGACTTGGCCGGGTCCGGTCACTTGAAGTTGGGCGGCGTGACGTTTCTCGTGATGGATGAAGCCGATCAGATGTTGGACCGCGGATTCCTGCGCGACATCCAGCGGATCATCCGTCTCCTTCCAGCTGAGCGTCAGACGCTGTTGTTCTCCGCGACATTTTCGGGGGACATTCAGACGCTCGCGCAGAGCATGCAGCGCGATCCCGCGCGCATCGCGGTTGACCCTGGGATCAACAGTCCGACGACGATCGTGCATGCCTACTATGTCGTGCCGGGAGACCAGGTGCGCACACAGCTCGTGCATACCTTGCTCCATGCGTTGAAGGGTGGGGAGCGGTCGATGGTGTTCTGCGATCAAAAGTATAAGGTGCGGCGATTGGCGGCCCATTTGGGCGGGGAACCGTCTTCGATCGGTTCCTTGACCGGCAACCATAGCCAGGCACAGCGGGAACGGACGCTCGGCGCCTTTCGGGCCGGCAAGATCCGCTCGCTCGTGGCGACCGATGTGGCAGCCAGAGGCCTCGATATTCAGGATGTGGTGCAGGTGATTCATTATGAGTTGCCGACCAATCCGAATTCGTATGTCCACCGGACCGGCCGGACCGGTCGCGCAGAGAAGGAAGGGTCGACCTTCCTGATTCTCTCGCAGTCAGAAGAGCGAGAGTATCTTCGCATGGTGAGACAGTTGAAGATCGAGACGACGAAGCTCGCGCTTCCCGTGCTGGCCGCTCTTCCCACTCCGGCTCCTATGCCGGCGAGCGACTATCAGGATCCTCGCGCGCGGCCCCGCCGAAGCTCGGAGCCGGCTGGTCGACGCTCCTTCGGGGGTGAGAACCGTGGTTCCGCTCATAGACCGGGAGCCCCGGTCGGCGCGATCAGGCATTCACGCTACTAA
- the ffh gene encoding signal recognition particle protein encodes MLDSLSEKFEKIFKKLRGSGVLTEQNIAEALKEVRLALLEADVNFKIVKDFIERVRVKAVGQEVLQSLTPGHQVVKVVWDELCEMMGRERAGLALASHPPTVVMMVGLQGAGKTTTCGKLGRYFKAQGKRVLLVAADPRRPAAGDQLASLGRDLEIDVHRVDPAQASHTDVVRICQAGVERGREQGYDLVVLDTGGRLHIDDELMGELVSVRAAVQPHEVLLVADAMTGQDAVTMASQFDQRIGLTGIILTKVEGDARGGAVLSIRAVTGKPIKFLGVGEKLDALELFHPDRMASRILGMGDVLSLIEKAQETFTIEQAADAQKRLTSTTFTLEDFRAQLSQVSRLGSLDQILGMLPGGQKLKGAMDGQMPEREMKRVTAMIDSMTARERRDHTLINGSRKKRIARGSGTKVEEVNRLIKQFLSARKIAKVMAGSGGRRQLAQLLRSM; translated from the coding sequence ATGCTCGATTCTCTCAGCGAAAAGTTTGAGAAGATTTTCAAGAAGCTGCGCGGTTCTGGAGTTCTGACAGAACAGAACATCGCGGAAGCCTTGAAGGAAGTTCGTCTGGCGTTGCTTGAAGCCGACGTCAACTTTAAGATCGTTAAGGATTTCATCGAGCGGGTTCGGGTCAAGGCAGTTGGGCAGGAAGTCCTTCAGAGTTTGACCCCCGGCCATCAAGTGGTCAAGGTCGTCTGGGACGAGCTCTGTGAGATGATGGGCCGCGAGCGGGCCGGGTTGGCGTTGGCCTCGCATCCTCCCACTGTCGTGATGATGGTCGGGCTGCAAGGAGCCGGAAAGACCACGACCTGCGGCAAGCTCGGGCGGTATTTTAAGGCGCAGGGGAAGCGGGTGCTTCTAGTTGCGGCAGATCCTCGGCGACCGGCAGCCGGCGATCAGTTGGCGAGTCTGGGTCGCGACCTTGAGATCGACGTGCATCGAGTCGATCCGGCCCAGGCTTCCCATACGGATGTCGTCCGCATTTGCCAGGCCGGCGTGGAGCGTGGACGGGAGCAGGGGTACGATCTCGTCGTCCTGGATACCGGCGGCCGTCTCCATATCGACGATGAGTTGATGGGAGAGTTAGTATCGGTGAGAGCTGCCGTGCAGCCGCATGAAGTACTCTTGGTGGCCGATGCCATGACGGGCCAGGATGCGGTCACGATGGCCAGCCAGTTCGATCAACGGATCGGCCTGACCGGCATCATCCTGACCAAGGTGGAAGGCGACGCCCGGGGCGGGGCGGTGTTGTCGATCCGGGCGGTGACCGGCAAGCCGATCAAGTTTTTGGGCGTGGGCGAGAAGTTGGACGCGCTGGAGTTGTTTCATCCCGACCGGATGGCCTCGCGCATCCTCGGCATGGGCGACGTGCTCTCGTTGATCGAAAAGGCCCAAGAGACCTTTACGATCGAGCAGGCGGCGGATGCGCAGAAGCGGTTGACCAGCACGACGTTCACGCTGGAAGACTTCCGCGCTCAGTTGAGTCAGGTCAGTCGTCTGGGTTCGCTGGACCAGATTTTGGGGATGCTGCCGGGCGGCCAGAAGCTCAAGGGGGCGATGGACGGGCAGATGCCTGAGCGGGAGATGAAGCGGGTCACGGCGATGATCGACTCGATGACGGCGCGCGAGCGGCGTGATCATACGCTCATCAACGGAAGCCGGAAGAAGCGGATTGCCCGGGGCAGCGGAACGAAGGTGGAAGAAGTGAATCGGTTAATTAAGCAGTTTCTCTCGGCGAGGAAAATCGCCAAGGTTATGGCAGGGTCGGGAGGCCGCCGGCAGTTGGCGCAACTTCTGCGATCCATGTAA
- a CDS encoding RNA-binding protein has translation MGSKIYVGGLPYSTTEQQLSDLFAVHGAVTSSRIITDKFTGQSRGFGFVEMSSDSEAQSAITALNGTELGGRTLTVNEARPQEPRTGGGGGGRGGDRY, from the coding sequence ATGGGTTCTAAGATTTACGTCGGCGGTTTGCCTTATTCCACAACTGAACAACAGCTGAGCGATCTGTTTGCTGTTCATGGAGCAGTGACCTCATCCAGAATCATCACGGATAAGTTCACCGGCCAGTCCCGCGGGTTTGGATTCGTGGAAATGTCCTCGGATTCGGAAGCGCAATCAGCGATCACTGCGCTGAACGGCACTGAGTTGGGTGGTCGCACGTTGACCGTCAACGAAGCGCGTCCGCAGGAGCCCCGCACTGGTGGCGGCGGCGGTGGCCGCGGCGGAGACCGGTACTAA
- a CDS encoding DUF4321 domain-containing protein, with protein sequence MKKSPLILLVFVLIGGLLGGVFGEILRVMAPQGAIQAIFSSNFNPGISPPLTIDLVLIKLTFGLVLKINLLSLLGMFLGIYLYKNV encoded by the coding sequence GTGAAGAAATCACCCTTGATTTTGCTCGTTTTTGTGCTCATCGGCGGACTATTAGGCGGCGTCTTTGGGGAAATCCTCCGGGTCATGGCCCCACAGGGCGCGATTCAGGCGATTTTCTCCAGCAATTTCAACCCGGGCATCAGTCCACCGCTGACGATCGACCTGGTCCTCATCAAGCTCACGTTTGGCTTGGTTCTGAAAATCAACTTACTCAGCCTCCTCGGAATGTTCTTGGGCATCTATCTCTACAAAAACGTTTAA
- a CDS encoding ribonuclease HII codes for MGPTDEFELEARRRGYRRIAGLDEAGRGPLAGPVVAAAVVLPSRCRLTGVNDSKQVSESERARLYEVIVERARGIGVGVATEQEIDRLNILEATRLAMRRALASLNPPADCLLIDAVTLSNLAIPSRSIIKGDTLSISIAAASIVAKVTRDRMMAAYHRTYPLYNFLAHKGYGTEEHLQRLAQHGPCAIHRRTFAPVAQLLSGLGDCPGTTP; via the coding sequence GTGGGACCGACCGACGAATTTGAATTGGAAGCCCGACGGCGCGGCTATCGCCGCATCGCCGGTCTGGATGAAGCCGGACGGGGCCCCCTGGCGGGCCCTGTCGTCGCGGCGGCGGTGGTCCTGCCTTCTCGTTGCCGCTTGACCGGTGTCAACGACTCGAAACAAGTTTCCGAATCTGAGCGAGCGCGGCTCTATGAGGTCATTGTCGAGCGGGCTCGCGGGATCGGTGTGGGGGTCGCCACGGAGCAGGAGATCGACCGCCTCAATATTCTCGAAGCGACTCGCCTGGCCATGCGTCGCGCGCTGGCCTCGCTGAATCCTCCGGCTGATTGTCTTTTGATCGATGCCGTCACCCTGTCGAATCTCGCCATTCCCTCACGCTCGATCATTAAGGGCGACACCCTGTCCATCTCGATTGCGGCCGCGTCGATCGTGGCCAAAGTGACGCGCGATCGCATGATGGCCGCGTACCATCGGACCTATCCCCTGTATAATTTTCTTGCCCACAAGGGCTATGGGACGGAAGAGCATTTGCAGCGGCTTGCGCAACATGGCCCCTGCGCGATCCATCGACGCACCTTCGCCCCGGTCGCCCAGCTTTTGAGCGGGCTGGGCGACTGTCCAGGGACGACTCCGTGA
- a CDS encoding TolC family protein → MEQHTGTDGWWRPCCYAVSLSLILAPGLSWSLEISKTPPTERRESISLADAALQALKHNLDINISRQTKESRQADITVEQAKFDPTLSVNGQYNRTVNPLNRPVFGGTPGALGEITTFDQRNHSVTLDATTNLLTGGNVDMNYSPARTAVNQNAASGFLFNPSYTGGLALTLTQPLLRNAGLDVTKTFIRVAQNNATVEEHVFRDRVLTVLATVEQTYWEVVFANENLKVAEAALKAAQELLASNRAKAKAGVMSIVDVLQAEAAVASRVEQVLIADKTIRDQEDQLRRLLNPAEEDLRQDLRLTPLDQPVVTLEPISLQEAIDTAIAQRPEIVQAKKNMESSDLNTKFAKNQILPTLSFQGTMGMAGLGKDYADSVNKNFNGDYYNYGAGLVLSYPLGNRSAWSTYNKRQLEGKNAEASLVSVRQQIIVGVREAVRRVQTDFKRIETTRSARIMAEKQLQAEQERLKVGLSTTRFVLDFQRDLATAQGNELRATVDYNKALSNLARHKATTLDRYNFQLN, encoded by the coding sequence ATGGAGCAGCATACAGGAACAGATGGATGGTGGCGCCCATGTTGTTATGCCGTCAGCCTTAGCCTGATCCTGGCACCTGGACTCAGTTGGAGTCTGGAAATTAGCAAAACTCCTCCCACGGAAAGGCGGGAGTCCATCTCCCTGGCCGACGCGGCACTCCAAGCGCTGAAACATAATCTGGACATCAACATCAGCCGCCAGACGAAGGAGAGCCGACAGGCCGACATCACCGTCGAACAGGCCAAGTTCGACCCGACGCTCAGCGTCAACGGTCAATACAACCGAACGGTGAACCCGCTCAACCGGCCGGTATTCGGCGGAACCCCCGGCGCCTTGGGCGAGATTACGACCTTCGATCAACGGAACCACTCCGTCACGCTCGATGCGACGACCAACTTGCTCACCGGCGGCAACGTCGACATGAACTACAGTCCCGCGCGGACAGCGGTGAATCAAAATGCGGCCAGTGGCTTCCTGTTCAACCCTTCTTACACCGGCGGCCTCGCCCTGACGCTCACACAGCCCTTGCTCCGCAACGCCGGCCTTGACGTCACCAAGACCTTCATCCGCGTCGCGCAGAACAATGCCACCGTGGAAGAACATGTCTTCCGCGATCGCGTCCTCACCGTCCTGGCCACGGTGGAACAAACCTATTGGGAAGTCGTCTTCGCCAATGAGAACCTGAAAGTGGCGGAGGCAGCCCTGAAGGCCGCGCAGGAGCTCCTGGCCAGCAACCGCGCCAAAGCGAAGGCGGGCGTCATGTCGATCGTCGATGTCCTCCAAGCCGAAGCGGCCGTCGCCTCGCGGGTTGAACAGGTCCTGATTGCGGATAAAACGATTCGAGACCAGGAGGATCAGTTGCGCCGCCTGCTCAATCCAGCGGAAGAGGACCTGCGGCAGGACTTACGCTTGACCCCGCTCGACCAACCAGTCGTGACCCTCGAACCCATCAGCCTGCAGGAAGCCATCGACACGGCCATCGCGCAACGGCCGGAAATCGTCCAGGCGAAAAAGAATATGGAGTCGAGCGACCTCAATACCAAGTTTGCCAAAAACCAGATCCTCCCGACCCTCTCCTTCCAAGGCACAATGGGCATGGCAGGGCTCGGAAAAGACTACGCTGATTCCGTGAACAAAAACTTCAACGGCGATTACTACAATTATGGCGCGGGCCTCGTCTTGAGCTATCCGCTCGGCAACCGCTCTGCCTGGAGCACCTACAACAAGCGGCAGCTGGAGGGCAAGAACGCCGAAGCCTCGCTCGTGAGTGTGCGGCAGCAGATCATCGTGGGCGTGCGCGAAGCGGTCCGCCGCGTCCAGACGGATTTCAAACGGATCGAGACCACCCGATCAGCCAGAATCATGGCAGAGAAACAGTTGCAGGCGGAGCAAGAGCGGCTAAAAGTAGGACTGAGCACGACTCGCTTCGTCCTCGACTTCCAACGAGACCTTGCGACGGCCCAAGGGAACGAATTACGCGCCACAGTCGACTACAACAAAGCGCTCTCCAACCTCGCGCGGCACAAAGCCACCACCCTCGACCGCTACAACTTCCAACTCAACTGA
- the uvrB gene encoding excinuclease ABC subunit UvrB has product MPLFQLEAPFKPCGDQGQAIDKLVAGITAGRKHHTLLGVTGSGKTFTMANVVAQVQKPTLVLVHNKTLAGQLYQEFKQFFPHNAVEYFVSYYDYYQPEAYIPQSNTYIAKDASVNDAIDQMRHAATSALLQRNDVLIVSSVSCIYGLGSPEVYHEMVIFLEEGMEMRREKILAKLVEIQYARSDVDFHRGTFRARGDVIEIFPASNDAVSVRIELFGDVVDAIHEIDPLTGKSLGKLPKVAIYPNTHYLIAPDRYERAITGIEEELDERVAYFKKQNQLVEAQRIAQRTKFDLEMIRAMGYCHGIENYSRHLSGRAPGEQPPTLIDYFPKDFLLIVDESHATVPQVGGMYEGDYSRKRTLVEYGFRLPSAVDNRPLKFAEFEQCLAQAVYVSATPGPYELGHTVGEVVEQIIRPTGLMDPVIEVRPAKGQVDDLLGEVRAEVAQGGRVLITTLTKRMSEDLSEYYHDLGIKVRYLHSDIKTLERAEIIRDLRRGVFDVLVGINLLREGLDLPEVTLVAILDADKEGYLRSYRSLIQTAGRAARNLRGHVILYGDTVTASMQMAIDETGRRRTIQADYNAKHGIVPTSITKDVRSLDYATAEVDIAQLDLVAESPALYGAEEVTEQVIKRLELEMKAAAKKLEFERAAAIRNKIRALKLRELELKSDV; this is encoded by the coding sequence ATGCCGCTGTTCCAACTCGAAGCCCCATTCAAGCCCTGCGGAGATCAAGGCCAGGCCATCGACAAGCTGGTGGCCGGGATTACGGCTGGCCGAAAGCATCACACGTTGCTGGGTGTCACCGGGTCCGGCAAGACCTTTACCATGGCCAACGTGGTGGCGCAGGTGCAGAAGCCCACCCTGGTGCTGGTCCATAACAAGACGCTGGCCGGTCAGCTCTATCAAGAGTTCAAACAGTTCTTTCCCCACAACGCGGTGGAGTATTTCGTCAGTTACTACGATTACTACCAGCCGGAAGCCTACATCCCGCAAAGCAACACCTATATCGCCAAGGACGCCTCCGTGAACGATGCGATCGATCAGATGCGGCATGCGGCGACGTCCGCGCTGCTTCAACGGAACGACGTGCTGATCGTCTCGTCGGTCTCCTGCATCTACGGCCTGGGGTCGCCGGAGGTCTACCACGAGATGGTGATCTTCCTCGAAGAGGGGATGGAGATGAGGCGGGAGAAGATTCTGGCCAAACTGGTCGAGATTCAATATGCCCGCAGTGATGTGGATTTTCATCGCGGCACCTTCCGGGCCCGCGGCGATGTCATCGAGATTTTCCCCGCGTCGAATGACGCGGTGTCCGTCCGGATCGAGCTGTTCGGCGACGTGGTCGACGCCATTCACGAAATCGACCCGCTTACGGGGAAGTCGCTCGGGAAGCTGCCGAAAGTCGCGATCTATCCGAACACGCACTATCTCATTGCGCCGGATCGGTACGAGCGGGCGATTACGGGCATCGAAGAAGAACTGGATGAACGCGTCGCCTATTTCAAGAAACAGAATCAGCTCGTGGAGGCCCAGCGGATCGCGCAACGCACCAAGTTCGATCTGGAAATGATCCGGGCGATGGGCTATTGCCACGGCATCGAGAACTATTCGCGGCACCTCAGTGGCCGCGCGCCAGGCGAACAGCCGCCGACGCTCATCGACTATTTCCCCAAAGACTTTTTGCTGATCGTGGATGAATCCCATGCGACGGTTCCCCAGGTCGGCGGGATGTACGAGGGGGACTACTCGCGGAAGCGGACCTTGGTCGAGTACGGTTTTCGATTGCCGTCGGCGGTCGATAACCGGCCGCTCAAGTTCGCCGAGTTTGAGCAATGTCTCGCGCAGGCGGTGTACGTGTCCGCGACGCCGGGCCCCTATGAGCTGGGGCATACGGTGGGAGAAGTCGTCGAGCAGATCATCCGCCCGACCGGTCTGATGGATCCGGTCATCGAGGTGCGACCGGCTAAGGGCCAGGTCGATGATCTCCTGGGCGAAGTGCGGGCTGAAGTGGCGCAGGGCGGGCGGGTATTGATCACCACCTTGACCAAACGCATGTCGGAGGATTTGAGCGAGTACTACCACGATCTCGGGATTAAGGTGCGTTATCTGCATTCCGACATTAAGACGTTGGAACGGGCTGAGATCATCCGCGACCTGCGGCGCGGGGTATTCGACGTGCTGGTGGGGATCAATCTGCTGCGTGAAGGATTGGACCTCCCGGAGGTCACGCTGGTGGCGATTCTGGATGCGGACAAGGAAGGCTATCTTCGGTCCTATCGATCGTTGATCCAAACGGCCGGGCGGGCCGCGAGGAATCTGCGGGGCCATGTAATTTTGTACGGGGATACCGTTACGGCGTCGATGCAAATGGCGATCGATGAGACAGGGCGCCGGCGCACGATTCAGGCAGACTACAATGCCAAACACGGCATCGTGCCCACGAGCATCACGAAGGATGTGCGGTCCCTCGACTATGCCACAGCGGAAGTGGATATAGCGCAGCTGGATTTGGTCGCGGAGTCGCCGGCCCTCTATGGAGCGGAGGAAGTCACCGAACAGGTCATCAAACGGCTGGAGTTGGAGATGAAAGCCGCCGCCAAGAAGTTGGAGTTTGAGAGGGCTGCAGCCATCCGAAACAAGATTCGCGCGTTGAAGCTGAGAGAGTTAGAGCTGAAATCGGATGTCTAG
- the rplS gene encoding 50S ribosomal protein L19, whose product MNRLERIQQSFTKPAAPVFEIGDTVRVHVKVVEGEKERIQVFEGAVIARKGLLNTETFTVRKVSYGVGVERIFPIHSPIVTRVEVMRQGKVRRAKLYYLRGKKGKFAKVEDREFVASPKAKAGVARKVEAPAEAAAAPKA is encoded by the coding sequence ATGAATCGCTTAGAACGGATACAGCAGTCTTTCACCAAGCCGGCGGCGCCTGTTTTTGAAATCGGCGACACCGTTCGCGTGCACGTGAAAGTGGTCGAAGGGGAAAAAGAGCGCATTCAGGTGTTCGAAGGCGCGGTGATCGCCCGTAAAGGGTTGCTGAACACCGAGACCTTCACGGTGCGCAAGGTCTCCTACGGCGTCGGTGTGGAACGAATTTTCCCGATCCATTCGCCGATCGTCACGCGCGTCGAGGTCATGCGCCAGGGTAAGGTGCGTCGGGCCAAGCTCTATTATCTTCGCGGGAAGAAGGGCAAGTTTGCCAAGGTCGAAGATCGGGAGTTCGTCGCGAGCCCGAAGGCGAAGGCCGGGGTTGCTCGCAAGGTCGAAGCGCCGGCAGAAGCTGCTGCGGCTCCGAAGGCCTAG
- the rimM gene encoding ribosome maturation factor RimM (Essential for efficient processing of 16S rRNA), translating into MTTAPADLVTIGKIERHFGVRGEFKVRLLSDVPGRLDHLKQVQVVAPTGQVVEKTVAHVRRAGSTYIMGFVGVTTPEEAVALRGGLIQVPRRPAATLAEGVYFECDLIGMTVENERGDEVGVVETILEIPDNHVFVVRKGTEEVLIPAAKSFVTSVDLVRRRMLVRGIDDLVEDRHAL; encoded by the coding sequence GTGACCACGGCGCCGGCAGATCTTGTGACGATCGGCAAGATCGAGCGCCACTTTGGCGTGCGCGGCGAGTTCAAGGTGCGATTGTTGAGCGATGTGCCTGGCCGGTTGGACCATCTGAAGCAGGTGCAGGTGGTGGCGCCGACGGGACAGGTGGTCGAGAAGACGGTGGCGCATGTCAGACGCGCCGGCTCGACCTACATTATGGGTTTTGTCGGTGTGACGACGCCGGAAGAAGCTGTGGCGTTGCGCGGGGGGTTGATCCAAGTGCCGCGGCGTCCAGCGGCGACGCTGGCCGAGGGCGTCTACTTTGAGTGCGACCTCATCGGGATGACGGTCGAGAACGAGCGGGGCGACGAGGTCGGCGTGGTGGAGACGATTTTGGAGATACCGGACAATCACGTCTTCGTGGTTCGCAAGGGGACGGAGGAAGTCCTCATTCCGGCCGCGAAGAGCTTTGTGACGTCGGTGGATCTGGTGCGTCGCCGGATGCTGGTTCGCGGGATCGACGATTTGGTTGAGGATCGCCATGCGCTGTGA
- the trmD gene encoding tRNA (guanosine(37)-N1)-methyltransferase TrmD, protein MRCDILTLFPDMVAPVLAQSILKRAQEKGLLHIRVHNLRDYTLDRHRVADDVPYGGGAGMVMKAEPILRAVEQIQAEYAVAGEEIRLLFPSPHGRPFTQAYAKNLAADTRRLVILCGHYEGVDERVRLALQPEEISVGDYVLTGGELPALVLIDAAARLVPGVLGDPESIEEESFTDSLLEYPHYTRPAEVRGMAVPEVLLSGHHEVIRLWRRKESLRSTYQRRPDLLRDRVLSLEDQQLLDELTREGVAGTPVRCGEEGVVS, encoded by the coding sequence ATGCGCTGTGACATCTTGACCCTGTTCCCCGATATGGTGGCGCCGGTGCTCGCGCAAAGCATTCTCAAGCGGGCGCAGGAAAAGGGGCTCTTGCACATTCGCGTACACAACCTGCGCGACTACACGCTCGATCGCCACAGAGTGGCGGACGACGTGCCCTACGGCGGCGGGGCCGGGATGGTGATGAAGGCGGAACCTATCCTGCGCGCGGTGGAACAGATTCAGGCTGAGTATGCCGTGGCCGGTGAAGAGATCCGGTTGTTGTTTCCGTCTCCGCACGGTCGCCCGTTCACGCAGGCCTATGCGAAGAACCTGGCGGCGGACACCCGTCGGCTGGTCATTCTCTGCGGCCACTACGAAGGCGTCGATGAGCGTGTGCGGCTGGCCTTGCAGCCGGAAGAAATTTCCGTCGGGGATTATGTGCTGACCGGAGGCGAGTTGCCGGCGCTGGTGCTTATCGATGCCGCAGCCCGTTTGGTCCCCGGTGTGTTGGGCGATCCGGAGTCGATTGAGGAAGAGTCGTTTACGGATTCGTTGCTCGAATATCCGCACTATACGAGGCCGGCGGAGGTTCGAGGGATGGCCGTGCCGGAAGTGTTGCTTTCAGGACATCACGAGGTCATTCGTCTATGGCGTCGGAAGGAGTCCTTGCGAAGTACGTATCAGAGACGGCCGGATCTGTTGCGGGATCGGGTCTTGAGTCTCGAAGATCAACAATTGCTAGACGAACTTACTCGTGAAGGCGTGGCTGGCACGCCTGTTCGATGTGGGGAGGAAGGGGTAGTCTCATGA
- a CDS encoding YraN family protein, producing MTSLDPRKLFGQEGETAAEQYLRRKGYRIVARNLRSSVGELDLVAEDGPVLVFVEVKARRTDAFGGAIHAVHQRKQEKLIQLAAQYLARHHLKDRPCRFDVVLLQGADADISQIEHIQNAFEVAGDDLRW from the coding sequence GTGACCAGCCTCGACCCCCGGAAGCTCTTTGGCCAAGAAGGCGAGACGGCGGCAGAGCAGTATTTGCGCCGCAAGGGGTATCGAATCGTGGCGCGCAACCTGCGCTCGTCGGTGGGGGAGTTGGACTTGGTGGCGGAAGATGGGCCGGTGCTGGTCTTTGTCGAGGTGAAGGCGCGGCGCACCGATGCGTTCGGCGGGGCCATCCATGCCGTTCATCAGCGGAAGCAGGAGAAGTTGATCCAGTTGGCGGCGCAGTATCTGGCCCGGCACCATCTCAAGGATCGGCCCTGCCGATTCGATGTCGTCCTGCTGCAGGGGGCGGATGCCGACATTTCTCAGATCGAGCATATTCAGAACGCGTTTGAAGTAGCGGGGGACGATCTCCGCTGGTAA